One genomic segment of Brachyhypopomus gauderio isolate BG-103 chromosome 19, BGAUD_0.2, whole genome shotgun sequence includes these proteins:
- the adcyap1r1a gene encoding pituitary adenylate cyclase-activating polypeptide type I receptor isoform X3 produces MAVCLVILLFFTSLTPPVWSEISNNCVIKWEQERCMEMMEKHNPAQDDEFGCPWEWDNLTCWEPTTVGSIQVVSCPKLFEFMSPEESLGKISRNCTENGWSEPYPHYVDACLPDDNDTTHDMFYASVKALYTVGYSTSLVSLTTAMVILCRFRKLHCTRNFIHMNLFVSFILRAISVFIKDGVLYAEEDSDHCFVHTMACRAVMVFFHYCVMSNYFWLFIEGLYLFTLLVETFFPERRYFYWYTIIGWGTPTICVTTWAVLRLRFDISGCWDMNDNTALWWVIKGPVVASIMINFVLFVGIIIILVQKLQSPDVGGNESSIYLSCAQKCFSEPTQAAQHSCRMSELSTITLRLARSTLLLIPLFGIHYTVFAFSPEDVSKRERLVFELGLGSFQGFVVAVLYCFLNGEVQSEIKRKWRSWTVNRYFAVDLKQQRHPSLASSGANGGTQLSILSKSSSQIRMASPQAESANLSLPT; encoded by the exons ACGCCGCCCGTCTGGTCCGAGATCTCCAACAACTGTGTGATCAAATGGGAGCAGGAGAGATGcatggagatgatggagaagcaCAACCCCGCACAGGACGACGAGTTCG gCTGCCCATGGGAGTGGGATAATCTCACTTGTTGGGAACCTACCACCGTGGGGTCCATACAGGTGGTCAGCTGCCCCAAGCTCTTCGAATTCATGAGTCCTGAGGAGA GCCTCGGGAAGATCAGCAGGAACTGCACGGAGAACGGCTGGTCGGAGCCGTACCCGCATTACGTGGATGCCTGCCTGCCAGACGACAACGACACCACACAC GATATGTTCTACGCGTCGGTGAAGGCCCTGTACACGGTGGGCTACAGCACCTCCCTGGTGTCTCTCACCACCGCCATGGTCATTCTCTGCAGGTTCAG GAAGCTGCACTGCACCCGCAACTTCATCCACATGAACCTGTTTGTGTCGTTCATCCTGAGAGCCATCTCCGTCTTCATTAAGGACGGCGTGCTGTATGCCGAGGAGGACAGCGACCACTGCTTTGTCCACACC ATGGCGTGTAGAGCCGTGATGGTGTTCTTCCACTACTGCGTCATGTCAAACTACTTCTGGCTCTTCATAGAGGGCCTCTATCTCTTCACTCTGCTGGTGGAGACCTTCTTCCCAGAGAGGAGATATTTCTACTGGTACACTATCATCGGCTGGG GAACACCGACCATTTGTGTCACCACATGGGCTGTTCTACGGCTGCGTTTCGATATATCGGG CTGCTGGGATATGAATGACAACACTGCCCTCTGGTGGGTCATCAAAGGACCTGTCGTTGCGTCTATTATG ATTAACTTTGTACTCTTCGTCggaatcatcatcatcctcgtcCAGAAGCTACAGTCCCCAGACGTCGGCGGGAACGAGTCCAGTATTTACCT CAGCTGTGCACAGAAATGCTTCAGTGAGCCCACACAAGCTGCCCAGCATTCGTGCAGGATGTCAGAACTTTCAACCATCAccct GAGGCTGGCCCGCTCCACGCTGTTGCTGATTCCACTCTTCGGGATCCACTACACCGTGTTCGCCTTCTCGCCCGAGGACGTGAGCAAGAGGGAGAGACTGGTGTTCGAGCTGGGCCTCGGCTCCTTCCAG GGATTCGTGGTGGCTGTGCTGTATTGCTTCTTGAATGGAGAG GTGCAATCGGAGATCAAGAGGAAATGGCGGAGTTGGACGGTCAACAGGTACTTTGCTGTGGACCTGAAGCAGCAGCGTCACCCTTCGCTAGCGAGCAGCGGGGCCAACGGGGGCACGCAGCTCTCCATCCTCAGCAAGAGCAGCTCCCAGATCCGCATGGCCAGCCCCCAGGCGGAGAGTGCCAACCTCAGCCTGCCCACCTGA
- the adcyap1r1a gene encoding pituitary adenylate cyclase-activating polypeptide type I receptor isoform X1, translated as MAVCLVILLFFTSLTPPVWSEISNNCVIKWEQERCMEMMEKHNPAQDDEFGCPWEWDNLTCWEPTTVGSIQVVSCPKLFEFMSPEESLGKISRNCTENGWSEPYPHYVDACLPDDNDTTHDMFYASVKALYTVGYSTSLVSLTTAMVILCRFRKLHCTRNFIHMNLFVSFILRAISVFIKDGVLYAEEDSDHCFVHTMACRAVMVFFHYCVMSNYFWLFIEGLYLFTLLVETFFPERRYFYWYTIIGWGTPTICVTTWAVLRLRFDISGCWDMNDNTALWWVIKGPVVASIMINFVLFVGIIIILVQKLQSPDVGGNESSIYLSCAQKCFSEPTQAAQHSCRMSELSTITLRLARSTLLLIPLFGIHYTVFAFSPEDVSKRERLVFELGLGSFQGFVVAVLYCFLNGEFLPEGAIGDQEEMAELDGQQVLCCGPEAAASPFASEQRGQRGHAALHPQQEQLPDPHGQPPGGECQPQPAHLNA; from the exons ACGCCGCCCGTCTGGTCCGAGATCTCCAACAACTGTGTGATCAAATGGGAGCAGGAGAGATGcatggagatgatggagaagcaCAACCCCGCACAGGACGACGAGTTCG gCTGCCCATGGGAGTGGGATAATCTCACTTGTTGGGAACCTACCACCGTGGGGTCCATACAGGTGGTCAGCTGCCCCAAGCTCTTCGAATTCATGAGTCCTGAGGAGA GCCTCGGGAAGATCAGCAGGAACTGCACGGAGAACGGCTGGTCGGAGCCGTACCCGCATTACGTGGATGCCTGCCTGCCAGACGACAACGACACCACACAC GATATGTTCTACGCGTCGGTGAAGGCCCTGTACACGGTGGGCTACAGCACCTCCCTGGTGTCTCTCACCACCGCCATGGTCATTCTCTGCAGGTTCAG GAAGCTGCACTGCACCCGCAACTTCATCCACATGAACCTGTTTGTGTCGTTCATCCTGAGAGCCATCTCCGTCTTCATTAAGGACGGCGTGCTGTATGCCGAGGAGGACAGCGACCACTGCTTTGTCCACACC ATGGCGTGTAGAGCCGTGATGGTGTTCTTCCACTACTGCGTCATGTCAAACTACTTCTGGCTCTTCATAGAGGGCCTCTATCTCTTCACTCTGCTGGTGGAGACCTTCTTCCCAGAGAGGAGATATTTCTACTGGTACACTATCATCGGCTGGG GAACACCGACCATTTGTGTCACCACATGGGCTGTTCTACGGCTGCGTTTCGATATATCGGG CTGCTGGGATATGAATGACAACACTGCCCTCTGGTGGGTCATCAAAGGACCTGTCGTTGCGTCTATTATG ATTAACTTTGTACTCTTCGTCggaatcatcatcatcctcgtcCAGAAGCTACAGTCCCCAGACGTCGGCGGGAACGAGTCCAGTATTTACCT CAGCTGTGCACAGAAATGCTTCAGTGAGCCCACACAAGCTGCCCAGCATTCGTGCAGGATGTCAGAACTTTCAACCATCAccct GAGGCTGGCCCGCTCCACGCTGTTGCTGATTCCACTCTTCGGGATCCACTACACCGTGTTCGCCTTCTCGCCCGAGGACGTGAGCAAGAGGGAGAGACTGGTGTTCGAGCTGGGCCTCGGCTCCTTCCAG GGATTCGTGGTGGCTGTGCTGTATTGCTTCTTGAATGGAGAG TTTCTGCCTGAAGGTGCAATCGGAGATCAAGAGGAAATGGCGGAGTTGGACGGTCAACAGGTACTTTGCTGTGGACCTGAAGCAGCAGCGTCACCCTTCGCTAGCGAGCAGCGGGGCCAACGGGGGCACGCAGCTCTCCATCCTCAGCAAGAGCAGCTCCCAGATCCGCATGGCCAGCCCCCAGGCGGAGAGTGCCAACCTCAGCCTGCCCACCTGAACGCCTGA
- the adcyap1r1a gene encoding pituitary adenylate cyclase-activating polypeptide type I receptor isoform X2 encodes MAVCLVILLFFTSLTPPVWSEISNNCVIKWEQERCMEMMEKHNPAQDDEFGCPWEWDNLTCWEPTTVGSIQVVSCPKLFEFMSPEESLGKISRNCTENGWSEPYPHYVDACLPDDNDTTHDMFYASVKALYTVGYSTSLVSLTTAMVILCRFRKLHCTRNFIHMNLFVSFILRAISVFIKDGVLYAEEDSDHCFVHTMACRAVMVFFHYCVMSNYFWLFIEGLYLFTLLVETFFPERRYFYWYTIIGWGTPTICVTTWAVLRLRFDISGCWDMNDNTALWWVIKGPVVASIMINFVLFVGIIIILVQKLQSPDVGGNESSIYLCAQKCFSEPTQAAQHSCRMSELSTITLRLARSTLLLIPLFGIHYTVFAFSPEDVSKRERLVFELGLGSFQGFVVAVLYCFLNGEFLPEGAIGDQEEMAELDGQQVLCCGPEAAASPFASEQRGQRGHAALHPQQEQLPDPHGQPPGGECQPQPAHLNA; translated from the exons ACGCCGCCCGTCTGGTCCGAGATCTCCAACAACTGTGTGATCAAATGGGAGCAGGAGAGATGcatggagatgatggagaagcaCAACCCCGCACAGGACGACGAGTTCG gCTGCCCATGGGAGTGGGATAATCTCACTTGTTGGGAACCTACCACCGTGGGGTCCATACAGGTGGTCAGCTGCCCCAAGCTCTTCGAATTCATGAGTCCTGAGGAGA GCCTCGGGAAGATCAGCAGGAACTGCACGGAGAACGGCTGGTCGGAGCCGTACCCGCATTACGTGGATGCCTGCCTGCCAGACGACAACGACACCACACAC GATATGTTCTACGCGTCGGTGAAGGCCCTGTACACGGTGGGCTACAGCACCTCCCTGGTGTCTCTCACCACCGCCATGGTCATTCTCTGCAGGTTCAG GAAGCTGCACTGCACCCGCAACTTCATCCACATGAACCTGTTTGTGTCGTTCATCCTGAGAGCCATCTCCGTCTTCATTAAGGACGGCGTGCTGTATGCCGAGGAGGACAGCGACCACTGCTTTGTCCACACC ATGGCGTGTAGAGCCGTGATGGTGTTCTTCCACTACTGCGTCATGTCAAACTACTTCTGGCTCTTCATAGAGGGCCTCTATCTCTTCACTCTGCTGGTGGAGACCTTCTTCCCAGAGAGGAGATATTTCTACTGGTACACTATCATCGGCTGGG GAACACCGACCATTTGTGTCACCACATGGGCTGTTCTACGGCTGCGTTTCGATATATCGGG CTGCTGGGATATGAATGACAACACTGCCCTCTGGTGGGTCATCAAAGGACCTGTCGTTGCGTCTATTATG ATTAACTTTGTACTCTTCGTCggaatcatcatcatcctcgtcCAGAAGCTACAGTCCCCAGACGTCGGCGGGAACGAGTCCAGTATTTACCT CTGTGCACAGAAATGCTTCAGTGAGCCCACACAAGCTGCCCAGCATTCGTGCAGGATGTCAGAACTTTCAACCATCAccct GAGGCTGGCCCGCTCCACGCTGTTGCTGATTCCACTCTTCGGGATCCACTACACCGTGTTCGCCTTCTCGCCCGAGGACGTGAGCAAGAGGGAGAGACTGGTGTTCGAGCTGGGCCTCGGCTCCTTCCAG GGATTCGTGGTGGCTGTGCTGTATTGCTTCTTGAATGGAGAG TTTCTGCCTGAAGGTGCAATCGGAGATCAAGAGGAAATGGCGGAGTTGGACGGTCAACAGGTACTTTGCTGTGGACCTGAAGCAGCAGCGTCACCCTTCGCTAGCGAGCAGCGGGGCCAACGGGGGCACGCAGCTCTCCATCCTCAGCAAGAGCAGCTCCCAGATCCGCATGGCCAGCCCCCAGGCGGAGAGTGCCAACCTCAGCCTGCCCACCTGAACGCCTGA
- the adcyap1r1a gene encoding pituitary adenylate cyclase-activating polypeptide type I receptor isoform X4: MAVCLVILLFFTSLTPPVWSEISNNCVIKWEQERCMEMMEKHNPAQDDEFGCPWEWDNLTCWEPTTVGSIQVVSCPKLFEFMSPEESLGKISRNCTENGWSEPYPHYVDACLPDDNDTTHDMFYASVKALYTVGYSTSLVSLTTAMVILCRFRKLHCTRNFIHMNLFVSFILRAISVFIKDGVLYAEEDSDHCFVHTMACRAVMVFFHYCVMSNYFWLFIEGLYLFTLLVETFFPERRYFYWYTIIGWGTPTICVTTWAVLRLRFDISGCWDMNDNTALWWVIKGPVVASIMINFVLFVGIIIILVQKLQSPDVGGNESSIYLCAQKCFSEPTQAAQHSCRMSELSTITLRLARSTLLLIPLFGIHYTVFAFSPEDVSKRERLVFELGLGSFQGFVVAVLYCFLNGEVQSEIKRKWRSWTVNRYFAVDLKQQRHPSLASSGANGGTQLSILSKSSSQIRMASPQAESANLSLPT; this comes from the exons ACGCCGCCCGTCTGGTCCGAGATCTCCAACAACTGTGTGATCAAATGGGAGCAGGAGAGATGcatggagatgatggagaagcaCAACCCCGCACAGGACGACGAGTTCG gCTGCCCATGGGAGTGGGATAATCTCACTTGTTGGGAACCTACCACCGTGGGGTCCATACAGGTGGTCAGCTGCCCCAAGCTCTTCGAATTCATGAGTCCTGAGGAGA GCCTCGGGAAGATCAGCAGGAACTGCACGGAGAACGGCTGGTCGGAGCCGTACCCGCATTACGTGGATGCCTGCCTGCCAGACGACAACGACACCACACAC GATATGTTCTACGCGTCGGTGAAGGCCCTGTACACGGTGGGCTACAGCACCTCCCTGGTGTCTCTCACCACCGCCATGGTCATTCTCTGCAGGTTCAG GAAGCTGCACTGCACCCGCAACTTCATCCACATGAACCTGTTTGTGTCGTTCATCCTGAGAGCCATCTCCGTCTTCATTAAGGACGGCGTGCTGTATGCCGAGGAGGACAGCGACCACTGCTTTGTCCACACC ATGGCGTGTAGAGCCGTGATGGTGTTCTTCCACTACTGCGTCATGTCAAACTACTTCTGGCTCTTCATAGAGGGCCTCTATCTCTTCACTCTGCTGGTGGAGACCTTCTTCCCAGAGAGGAGATATTTCTACTGGTACACTATCATCGGCTGGG GAACACCGACCATTTGTGTCACCACATGGGCTGTTCTACGGCTGCGTTTCGATATATCGGG CTGCTGGGATATGAATGACAACACTGCCCTCTGGTGGGTCATCAAAGGACCTGTCGTTGCGTCTATTATG ATTAACTTTGTACTCTTCGTCggaatcatcatcatcctcgtcCAGAAGCTACAGTCCCCAGACGTCGGCGGGAACGAGTCCAGTATTTACCT CTGTGCACAGAAATGCTTCAGTGAGCCCACACAAGCTGCCCAGCATTCGTGCAGGATGTCAGAACTTTCAACCATCAccct GAGGCTGGCCCGCTCCACGCTGTTGCTGATTCCACTCTTCGGGATCCACTACACCGTGTTCGCCTTCTCGCCCGAGGACGTGAGCAAGAGGGAGAGACTGGTGTTCGAGCTGGGCCTCGGCTCCTTCCAG GGATTCGTGGTGGCTGTGCTGTATTGCTTCTTGAATGGAGAG GTGCAATCGGAGATCAAGAGGAAATGGCGGAGTTGGACGGTCAACAGGTACTTTGCTGTGGACCTGAAGCAGCAGCGTCACCCTTCGCTAGCGAGCAGCGGGGCCAACGGGGGCACGCAGCTCTCCATCCTCAGCAAGAGCAGCTCCCAGATCCGCATGGCCAGCCCCCAGGCGGAGAGTGCCAACCTCAGCCTGCCCACCTGA
- the adcyap1r1a gene encoding pituitary adenylate cyclase-activating polypeptide type I receptor isoform X5, with amino-acid sequence MAVCLVILLFFTSLTPPVWSEISNNCVIKWEQERCMEMMEKHNPAQDDEFGCPWEWDNLTCWEPTTVGSIQVVSCPKLFEFMSPEESLGKISRNCTENGWSEPYPHYVDACLPDDNDTTHDMFYASVKALYTVGYSTSLVSLTTAMVILCRFRKLHCTRNFIHMNLFVSFILRAISVFIKDGVLYAEEDSDHCFVHTMACRAVMVFFHYCVMSNYFWLFIEGLYLFTLLVETFFPERRYFYWYTIIGWGTPTICVTTWAVLRLRFDISGCWDMNDNTALWWVIKGPVVASIMINFVLFVGIIIILVQKLQSPDVGGNESSIYLRLARSTLLLIPLFGIHYTVFAFSPEDVSKRERLVFELGLGSFQGFVVAVLYCFLNGEFLPEGAIGDQEEMAELDGQQVLCCGPEAAASPFASEQRGQRGHAALHPQQEQLPDPHGQPPGGECQPQPAHLNA; translated from the exons ACGCCGCCCGTCTGGTCCGAGATCTCCAACAACTGTGTGATCAAATGGGAGCAGGAGAGATGcatggagatgatggagaagcaCAACCCCGCACAGGACGACGAGTTCG gCTGCCCATGGGAGTGGGATAATCTCACTTGTTGGGAACCTACCACCGTGGGGTCCATACAGGTGGTCAGCTGCCCCAAGCTCTTCGAATTCATGAGTCCTGAGGAGA GCCTCGGGAAGATCAGCAGGAACTGCACGGAGAACGGCTGGTCGGAGCCGTACCCGCATTACGTGGATGCCTGCCTGCCAGACGACAACGACACCACACAC GATATGTTCTACGCGTCGGTGAAGGCCCTGTACACGGTGGGCTACAGCACCTCCCTGGTGTCTCTCACCACCGCCATGGTCATTCTCTGCAGGTTCAG GAAGCTGCACTGCACCCGCAACTTCATCCACATGAACCTGTTTGTGTCGTTCATCCTGAGAGCCATCTCCGTCTTCATTAAGGACGGCGTGCTGTATGCCGAGGAGGACAGCGACCACTGCTTTGTCCACACC ATGGCGTGTAGAGCCGTGATGGTGTTCTTCCACTACTGCGTCATGTCAAACTACTTCTGGCTCTTCATAGAGGGCCTCTATCTCTTCACTCTGCTGGTGGAGACCTTCTTCCCAGAGAGGAGATATTTCTACTGGTACACTATCATCGGCTGGG GAACACCGACCATTTGTGTCACCACATGGGCTGTTCTACGGCTGCGTTTCGATATATCGGG CTGCTGGGATATGAATGACAACACTGCCCTCTGGTGGGTCATCAAAGGACCTGTCGTTGCGTCTATTATG ATTAACTTTGTACTCTTCGTCggaatcatcatcatcctcgtcCAGAAGCTACAGTCCCCAGACGTCGGCGGGAACGAGTCCAGTATTTACCT GAGGCTGGCCCGCTCCACGCTGTTGCTGATTCCACTCTTCGGGATCCACTACACCGTGTTCGCCTTCTCGCCCGAGGACGTGAGCAAGAGGGAGAGACTGGTGTTCGAGCTGGGCCTCGGCTCCTTCCAG GGATTCGTGGTGGCTGTGCTGTATTGCTTCTTGAATGGAGAG TTTCTGCCTGAAGGTGCAATCGGAGATCAAGAGGAAATGGCGGAGTTGGACGGTCAACAGGTACTTTGCTGTGGACCTGAAGCAGCAGCGTCACCCTTCGCTAGCGAGCAGCGGGGCCAACGGGGGCACGCAGCTCTCCATCCTCAGCAAGAGCAGCTCCCAGATCCGCATGGCCAGCCCCCAGGCGGAGAGTGCCAACCTCAGCCTGCCCACCTGAACGCCTGA
- the adcyap1r1a gene encoding pituitary adenylate cyclase-activating polypeptide type I receptor isoform X6 has protein sequence MAVCLVILLFFTSLTPPVWSEISNNCVIKWEQERCMEMMEKHNPAQDDEFGCPWEWDNLTCWEPTTVGSIQVVSCPKLFEFMSPEESLGKISRNCTENGWSEPYPHYVDACLPDDNDTTHDMFYASVKALYTVGYSTSLVSLTTAMVILCRFRKLHCTRNFIHMNLFVSFILRAISVFIKDGVLYAEEDSDHCFVHTMACRAVMVFFHYCVMSNYFWLFIEGLYLFTLLVETFFPERRYFYWYTIIGWGTPTICVTTWAVLRLRFDISGCWDMNDNTALWWVIKGPVVASIMINFVLFVGIIIILVQKLQSPDVGGNESSIYLRLARSTLLLIPLFGIHYTVFAFSPEDVSKRERLVFELGLGSFQGFVVAVLYCFLNGEVQSEIKRKWRSWTVNRYFAVDLKQQRHPSLASSGANGGTQLSILSKSSSQIRMASPQAESANLSLPT, from the exons ACGCCGCCCGTCTGGTCCGAGATCTCCAACAACTGTGTGATCAAATGGGAGCAGGAGAGATGcatggagatgatggagaagcaCAACCCCGCACAGGACGACGAGTTCG gCTGCCCATGGGAGTGGGATAATCTCACTTGTTGGGAACCTACCACCGTGGGGTCCATACAGGTGGTCAGCTGCCCCAAGCTCTTCGAATTCATGAGTCCTGAGGAGA GCCTCGGGAAGATCAGCAGGAACTGCACGGAGAACGGCTGGTCGGAGCCGTACCCGCATTACGTGGATGCCTGCCTGCCAGACGACAACGACACCACACAC GATATGTTCTACGCGTCGGTGAAGGCCCTGTACACGGTGGGCTACAGCACCTCCCTGGTGTCTCTCACCACCGCCATGGTCATTCTCTGCAGGTTCAG GAAGCTGCACTGCACCCGCAACTTCATCCACATGAACCTGTTTGTGTCGTTCATCCTGAGAGCCATCTCCGTCTTCATTAAGGACGGCGTGCTGTATGCCGAGGAGGACAGCGACCACTGCTTTGTCCACACC ATGGCGTGTAGAGCCGTGATGGTGTTCTTCCACTACTGCGTCATGTCAAACTACTTCTGGCTCTTCATAGAGGGCCTCTATCTCTTCACTCTGCTGGTGGAGACCTTCTTCCCAGAGAGGAGATATTTCTACTGGTACACTATCATCGGCTGGG GAACACCGACCATTTGTGTCACCACATGGGCTGTTCTACGGCTGCGTTTCGATATATCGGG CTGCTGGGATATGAATGACAACACTGCCCTCTGGTGGGTCATCAAAGGACCTGTCGTTGCGTCTATTATG ATTAACTTTGTACTCTTCGTCggaatcatcatcatcctcgtcCAGAAGCTACAGTCCCCAGACGTCGGCGGGAACGAGTCCAGTATTTACCT GAGGCTGGCCCGCTCCACGCTGTTGCTGATTCCACTCTTCGGGATCCACTACACCGTGTTCGCCTTCTCGCCCGAGGACGTGAGCAAGAGGGAGAGACTGGTGTTCGAGCTGGGCCTCGGCTCCTTCCAG GGATTCGTGGTGGCTGTGCTGTATTGCTTCTTGAATGGAGAG GTGCAATCGGAGATCAAGAGGAAATGGCGGAGTTGGACGGTCAACAGGTACTTTGCTGTGGACCTGAAGCAGCAGCGTCACCCTTCGCTAGCGAGCAGCGGGGCCAACGGGGGCACGCAGCTCTCCATCCTCAGCAAGAGCAGCTCCCAGATCCGCATGGCCAGCCCCCAGGCGGAGAGTGCCAACCTCAGCCTGCCCACCTGA